From a single Parambassis ranga chromosome 2, fParRan2.1, whole genome shotgun sequence genomic region:
- the lrrfip1b gene encoding leucine-rich repeat flightless-interacting protein 1 isoform X7 encodes MGTQGPGRKRIPNREKLTAEDDALNQIAREAEARLAAKRAARAEAREIRMKELERQQKELFHSHKKYYGVDNKWGHIEQWMEDSERYARHSRRHASISDDEERMSVGSRGSLRPSDYSGFLGSGSRASSRASSARASPVVEDRTDFLDKGSRTASTLSAATLASLGGASSRRGSCDTSFSVETEASIREMKDSLAESDEKYRKAMVSNAQLHNEKSALMYQVDTLKEELSDMEELLWETRRHYNDKTKEFERERQAHSVLQFQFTEMKETLRHTEELLTVHGVIISSDVTTNGDTGQDGAESDVSAESVTHLAQEGGRESMLESSKDNRRFHRWTVYKRSGSLNEQTFKEVKEADRQTRERPHVTEKHPKGNKQPATKGSEMDPPGSPRTQQHRLRSGQAKKKPMKKSGGGCALAEAEQEYCKVIGKPKQGQTHTGRYEQLASPFSTAANKRVLKSRLVPPRPAKDILLENRAFVSLLVAKKHSVSKQRQNVSARNHVSAVDHDSETSEITSEKCDLMRCLEEMVVPDSPVCVEGKNTPGSGHETAGWTSYEDGASRSKSDSSGCSEDPSFATRQKSTEDQFPLCPADVDVPGRPEDRKHWISENNDDKESMNLHTMDHRLAAEDETHLMNLPEPSKATKDPEHVNMSIADHEPSTAVTSCCEEFVFIDSYFAEPVVSTAEESRSDVGVLDSSTRPERRDRIGAMKARRNQRAQVWRSRSCLLVPAEDSKELKRSRALSANAAVAQSSKVRRLIKATAEEIKNMVVPELAVMRFQDGRQTGESSGLDADFLEEWMAADMDSCEEVEEDLALHQESGPVILEGVEVIEWRAA; translated from the exons ATGGGTACCCAGGGACCGGGCCGGAAGAGGATCCCGAACCGGGAGAAGCTGACCGCGGAGGACGATGCCCTCAACCAGATCGCACGGGAG GCAGAGGCACGGCTGGCCGCGAAGCGAGCGGCGCGAGCCGAGGCCCGGGAGATCCGgatgaaggagctggagaggcaACAGAAAGAG ctgtttcACAGCCACAAG AAGTATTATGGAGTGGATAATAAGTGGGGTCACATTGAGCAGTGGATG GAGGACAGTGAGCGCTACGCTCGTCACTCGCGGAGACACGCTTCG ATCTCAGACGATGAGGAGAGGATGTCCGTGGGCAGTCGCGGCAGCCTCAGG CCTTCAGACTACAGTGGGTTTTTGGGTTCTGGTTCTCGGGCCTCCTCCAGGGCGAGTTCCGCTCGGGCGAGCCCAGTG gtcgAGGACAGAACTGACTTCCTTGACAAA gGTTCCCGGACGGCCTCCACACTGTCAGCCGCCACACTGGCCTCGCTGGGTGGAGCCTCGTCTCGCAGGGGGAGCTGTGACACGTCATTCTCCGTGGAAACGGAGGCATCGATCCGAGAAATGAAG GACTCCCTGGCAGAGTCGGATGAGAAGTACCGTAAAGCGATGGTTTCTAATGCACAGCTGCACAATGAGAAGTCAGCTCTGATGTATCAGGTGGACACTCTAAAGGAGGAGCTGAGCGacatggaggagctgctgtgggaGACACGGCGCCACTACAATGACAAGACCAAG gAGTTTGAGCGAGAGCGCCAGGCGCACAGTGTTCTGCAGTTCCAGTTCACAGAGATGAAGGAGACTCTGAGACACACGGAGGAGCTGCTGACG GTTCATGGAGTCATCATCTCCTCTGATGTCACCACCAACGGGGACACAGGACAGGACGGAGCCGAGAGTGATGTCAGCGCAGAGTCTGTCACCCATTTGGCTCAGGAGGGGGGCAGAGAGAGCATGCTGG AGAGCAGCAAAGACAACAGGAGGTTCCATCGTTGGACGGTTTACAAGCGTTCGGGGTCACTGAACGAGCAAACttttaaagaagtgaaggaggcagacagacagacccgAGAAAGACCTCATGTGACTGAAAAACACCCAAAGGGGAACAAACAACCGGCAACCAAAGGAAGTGAAATGGATCCCCCTGGGAGCCCTCGGACCCAGCAGCACAGACTCCGAAGTgggcaagcaaaaaaaaagccgATGAAGAAATCCGGAGGAGGGTGTGCTTTGGCAGAGGCGGAGCAGGAGTACTGTAAAGTAATAGGGAAACCCAAacaaggtcagacacacacaggaagataCGAGCAGCTGGCTTCTCCTTTTAGCACAGCTGCCAACAAAAGAGTCCTTAAATCCAGACTAGTGCCACCTCGACCTGCTAAAGACATCCTCCTGGAGAACAGAGCCTTTGTGAGTTTACTGGTGGCAAAGAAACACTCTGTGTCCAAACAGAGGCAAAATGTTTCAGCAAGAAACCACGTGTCTGCTGTGGACCATGATTCAGAGACCTCAGAGATCACATCAGAGAAATGTGACCTTATGAGATGTTTGGAAGAGATGGTTGTTCCTgattctcctgtgtgtgtggaaggcaAGAACACACCAGGAAGTGGGCATGAGACTGCAGGATGGACCTCATATGAGGATGGCGCTTCCAGGAGTAAGTCTGATTCTTCTGGTTGTTCTGAAGATCCAAGCTTTGCAACCAGACAGAAGTCCACTGAGGATCAGTTTCCTCTCTGTCCAGCAGATGTCGATGTGCCAGGAAGACCTGAGGACCGCAAACACTGGATTTCAGAGAATAATGATGATAAAGAATCAATGAACCTTCACACGATGGACCATAGACTGGCTGCAGAGGATGAAACACATTTAATGAATCTACCAGAACCAAGTAAAGCCACCAAAGATCCTGAACATGTAAACATGAGTATAGCTGACCATGAACCGTCCACTGCTGTAACCAGCTGCTGTgaggagtttgtttttattgactcATACTTTGCTGAACCTGTGGTCAGCACAGCAGAGGAGTCCAGGTCAGATGTAGGCGTGCTGGACTCATCAACACGTCCAGAGAGACGTGACAGGATTGGTGCTATGAAGGCCAGAAGAAACCAAAGAGCGCAGGTGTGGAGGAGTCGGAGCTGTCTTTTAGTTCCTGCTGAAGATTCAAAGGAGCTGAAACGCAGTCGAGCATTATCTGCAAACGCTGCTGTGGCCCAGAGTTCAAAGGTCAGGCGGCTCATCAAAGCCACAGCTGAAGAAATCAAGAATATGGTGGTTCCAGAGTTGGCAGTGATGAGATTTCAAGATGGAAGACAGACGGGGGAATCATCGGGGTTAGATGCAGACTTCCTGGAGGAATGGATGGCTGCAGACATGGacagctgtgaggaggttgaAGAGGACCTGGCTTTGCATCAAGAAAGCGGACCGGTTATCCTTGAAGGCGTGGAAGTCATTGAGTGGCGAGCAGCatga
- the lrrfip1b gene encoding leucine-rich repeat flightless-interacting protein 1 isoform X8: MGTQGPGRKRIPNREKLTAEDDALNQIAREAEARLAAKRAARAEAREIRMKELERQQKEISDDEERMSVGSRGSLRVEDRTDFLDKGSRTASTLSAATLASLGGASSRRGSCDTSFSVETEASIREMKDSLAESDEKYRKAMVSNAQLHNEKSALMYQVDTLKEELSDMEELLWETRRHYNDKTKEFERERQAHSVLQFQFTEMKETLRHTEELLTEVSDLRLKSSSYCQEVSDLQEALQWKEKKIGALERQREISDIVRIERNQLRDEVVRLRDALKVHGVIISSDVTTNGDTGQDGAESDVSAESVTHLAQEGGRESMLESSKDNRRFHRWTVYKRSGSLNEQTFKEVKEADRQTRERPHVTEKHPKGNKQPATKGSEMDPPGSPRTQQHRLRSGQAKKKPMKKSGGGCALAEAEQEYCKVIGKPKQGQTHTGRYEQLASPFSTAANKRVLKSRLVPPRPAKDILLENRAFVSLLVAKKHSVSKQRQNVSARNHVSAVDHDSETSEITSEKCDLMRCLEEMVVPDSPVCVEGKNTPGSGHETAGWTSYEDGASRSKSDSSGCSEDPSFATRQKSTEDQFPLCPADVDVPGRPEDRKHWISENNDDKESMNLHTMDHRLAAEDETHLMNLPEPSKATKDPEHVNMSIADHEPSTAVTSCCEEFVFIDSYFAEPVVSTAEESRSDVGVLDSSTRPERRDRIGAMKARRNQRAQVWRSRSCLLVPAEDSKELKRSRALSANAAVAQSSKVRRLIKATAEEIKNMVVPELAVMRFQDGRQTGESSGLDADFLEEWMAADMDSCEEVEEDLALHQESGPVILEGVEVIEWRAA; the protein is encoded by the exons ATGGGTACCCAGGGACCGGGCCGGAAGAGGATCCCGAACCGGGAGAAGCTGACCGCGGAGGACGATGCCCTCAACCAGATCGCACGGGAG GCAGAGGCACGGCTGGCCGCGAAGCGAGCGGCGCGAGCCGAGGCCCGGGAGATCCGgatgaaggagctggagaggcaACAGAAAGAG ATCTCAGACGATGAGGAGAGGATGTCCGTGGGCAGTCGCGGCAGCCTCAGG gtcgAGGACAGAACTGACTTCCTTGACAAA gGTTCCCGGACGGCCTCCACACTGTCAGCCGCCACACTGGCCTCGCTGGGTGGAGCCTCGTCTCGCAGGGGGAGCTGTGACACGTCATTCTCCGTGGAAACGGAGGCATCGATCCGAGAAATGAAG GACTCCCTGGCAGAGTCGGATGAGAAGTACCGTAAAGCGATGGTTTCTAATGCACAGCTGCACAATGAGAAGTCAGCTCTGATGTATCAGGTGGACACTCTAAAGGAGGAGCTGAGCGacatggaggagctgctgtgggaGACACGGCGCCACTACAATGACAAGACCAAG gAGTTTGAGCGAGAGCGCCAGGCGCACAGTGTTCTGCAGTTCCAGTTCACAGAGATGAAGGAGACTCTGAGACACACGGAGGAGCTGCTGACG GAAGTGTCCGATCTGCGTCTAAAGAGCAGCAGTTATTGTCAGGAGGTCTCTGACCTGCAGGAAGCTCTGCAGTGGAAGGAGAAGAAGATTGGG GCGTTAGAGCGACAGAGAGAAATTTCTGACATCGTTAGGATCGAACGCAACCAGCTCAGAGATGAGGTAGTCAGGCTGCGAGATGCCCTGAAG GTTCATGGAGTCATCATCTCCTCTGATGTCACCACCAACGGGGACACAGGACAGGACGGAGCCGAGAGTGATGTCAGCGCAGAGTCTGTCACCCATTTGGCTCAGGAGGGGGGCAGAGAGAGCATGCTGG AGAGCAGCAAAGACAACAGGAGGTTCCATCGTTGGACGGTTTACAAGCGTTCGGGGTCACTGAACGAGCAAACttttaaagaagtgaaggaggcagacagacagacccgAGAAAGACCTCATGTGACTGAAAAACACCCAAAGGGGAACAAACAACCGGCAACCAAAGGAAGTGAAATGGATCCCCCTGGGAGCCCTCGGACCCAGCAGCACAGACTCCGAAGTgggcaagcaaaaaaaaagccgATGAAGAAATCCGGAGGAGGGTGTGCTTTGGCAGAGGCGGAGCAGGAGTACTGTAAAGTAATAGGGAAACCCAAacaaggtcagacacacacaggaagataCGAGCAGCTGGCTTCTCCTTTTAGCACAGCTGCCAACAAAAGAGTCCTTAAATCCAGACTAGTGCCACCTCGACCTGCTAAAGACATCCTCCTGGAGAACAGAGCCTTTGTGAGTTTACTGGTGGCAAAGAAACACTCTGTGTCCAAACAGAGGCAAAATGTTTCAGCAAGAAACCACGTGTCTGCTGTGGACCATGATTCAGAGACCTCAGAGATCACATCAGAGAAATGTGACCTTATGAGATGTTTGGAAGAGATGGTTGTTCCTgattctcctgtgtgtgtggaaggcaAGAACACACCAGGAAGTGGGCATGAGACTGCAGGATGGACCTCATATGAGGATGGCGCTTCCAGGAGTAAGTCTGATTCTTCTGGTTGTTCTGAAGATCCAAGCTTTGCAACCAGACAGAAGTCCACTGAGGATCAGTTTCCTCTCTGTCCAGCAGATGTCGATGTGCCAGGAAGACCTGAGGACCGCAAACACTGGATTTCAGAGAATAATGATGATAAAGAATCAATGAACCTTCACACGATGGACCATAGACTGGCTGCAGAGGATGAAACACATTTAATGAATCTACCAGAACCAAGTAAAGCCACCAAAGATCCTGAACATGTAAACATGAGTATAGCTGACCATGAACCGTCCACTGCTGTAACCAGCTGCTGTgaggagtttgtttttattgactcATACTTTGCTGAACCTGTGGTCAGCACAGCAGAGGAGTCCAGGTCAGATGTAGGCGTGCTGGACTCATCAACACGTCCAGAGAGACGTGACAGGATTGGTGCTATGAAGGCCAGAAGAAACCAAAGAGCGCAGGTGTGGAGGAGTCGGAGCTGTCTTTTAGTTCCTGCTGAAGATTCAAAGGAGCTGAAACGCAGTCGAGCATTATCTGCAAACGCTGCTGTGGCCCAGAGTTCAAAGGTCAGGCGGCTCATCAAAGCCACAGCTGAAGAAATCAAGAATATGGTGGTTCCAGAGTTGGCAGTGATGAGATTTCAAGATGGAAGACAGACGGGGGAATCATCGGGGTTAGATGCAGACTTCCTGGAGGAATGGATGGCTGCAGACATGGacagctgtgaggaggttgaAGAGGACCTGGCTTTGCATCAAGAAAGCGGACCGGTTATCCTTGAAGGCGTGGAAGTCATTGAGTGGCGAGCAGCatga